A genome region from Chloroflexia bacterium SDU3-3 includes the following:
- a CDS encoding succinate dehydrogenase cytochrome b subunit, which yields MAAVATFYRSTIGKKVLMALSGILLVGFVVAHMVGNLKAFLGPEALNTYAGFLRDVGEPLFPRELLLWIFRIVMLVAIIVHVAMAYQLTRRDLSGRPVHYANKKMLQASFASSTMRWGGLIILFFVIYHLLHLTGGMVGWSTTTPFIHESAEGFQTYQNVVNAFQSWPATLFYILAMGALGMHLYHGVWSMVQTLGLNSKRFNTFWHGLSVAVAAVCFCGFISVPLAVLLGLVH from the coding sequence ATGGCCGCTGTCGCAACATTTTATCGATCAACGATTGGGAAAAAGGTTCTCATGGCGCTCTCGGGCATCCTGCTCGTGGGCTTCGTGGTGGCCCACATGGTCGGGAACCTCAAGGCATTCCTTGGGCCCGAGGCGCTCAACACCTACGCGGGCTTCCTGCGCGATGTCGGCGAGCCGCTGTTCCCGCGCGAGCTGCTGCTATGGATCTTCCGCATCGTCATGCTGGTCGCGATCATCGTCCACGTGGCCATGGCCTACCAGCTCACCCGCCGCGATCTCTCGGGTCGGCCCGTGCACTACGCCAACAAGAAGATGCTTCAGGCGAGCTTCGCCTCCTCGACTATGCGCTGGGGCGGCCTGATCATCCTGTTCTTCGTGATCTACCACCTGCTGCACCTCACCGGCGGCATGGTCGGCTGGAGCACCACCACACCCTTCATCCACGAGAGCGCCGAGGGCTTCCAGACCTACCAGAACGTCGTCAACGCCTTCCAGTCGTGGCCGGCCACCCTGTTCTACATCCTGGCCATGGGCGCGCTGGGCATGCACCTCTACCACGGCGTGTGGAGCATGGTGCAGACCCTGGGCCTGAACAGCAAGCGCTTCAACACCTTCTGGCACGGCCTGTCGGTGGCGGTCGCGGCCGTCTGCTTCTGCGGCTTCATCTCGGTGCCGCTGGCGGTTCTGCTTGGCCTTGTGCACTAG